The following coding sequences are from one Mycoplasma tullyi window:
- a CDS encoding DUF1600 domain-containing protein, with the protein MVNTKQRFCLRNWYHQTLTKSQRLFLTVFLFNIIGLGFVIYNFYSSIDINYFGSPFINGFTAIGNFTNQSSVLLFFFSFFFVFYPNNSVLKNERFLVFCMVYTLFTFFTGGIFKDLVDQANNRASFSQSYLASGIYLQIINPIVFIFAGYLRFIFNPIEKIQNYSKFILPGMIYPIIYLIYVLTIPLIYKTPDHTIYSVYGNYTNVVTNRNMAITVGMLMTFLYFPASFILIIFLIKKTNNHYFQIAQRKAKLNA; encoded by the coding sequence ATGGTTAATACAAAACAAAGATTCTGTTTAAGAAATTGATATCACCAAACGTTAACAAAATCTCAAAGACTGTTTTTAACAGTCTTCTTATTTAACATTATCGGTTTAGGTTTTGTTATCTATAATTTCTACTCTAGTATAGATATTAATTACTTTGGTTCACCATTTATCAATGGTTTTACCGCAATTGGTAATTTTACCAACCAAAGTAGTGTGTTATTATTCTTCTTTTCATTTTTCTTTGTTTTTTATCCAAATAACAGCGTACTTAAAAATGAAAGATTCTTAGTCTTTTGTATGGTGTATACCCTGTTTACATTTTTTACAGGGGGAATCTTTAAAGATTTAGTAGATCAAGCCAATAACCGTGCTAGTTTTTCACAAAGCTATTTAGCTTCTGGGATTTATTTACAAATCATTAACCCAATCGTTTTCATTTTTGCTGGATATTTAAGATTCATCTTTAATCCAATTGAAAAGATTCAAAATTATTCGAAGTTTATCTTACCTGGAATGATCTATCCGATCATTTATCTGATCTACGTATTAACCATTCCATTGATTTATAAAACCCCAGATCATACCATTTATTCAGTTTATGGAAATTACACAAATGTAGTTACCAATCGTAATATGGCAATTACAGTTGGTATGTTAATGACATTCTTATATTTCCCTGCATCGTTTATCTTAATTATCTTCTTGATTAAAAAGACAAATAATCATTACTTCCAAATTGCTCAAAGAAAAGCCAAACTGAATGCATAA
- a CDS encoding DUF1600 domain-containing protein: MNRLELKKISVRSWYKNQLNKSQRIFLFAFIVNAISVLLVLHGLFSLLFRGRDGFLSLDKFTNQTNILIFFFSLFYVFFPKHSFLKNDKFLIACITYIFITFFVYNLVSISNAIAVIVAPKSILAFSYSKIGYGSKATAFLLFIDLFKHLINPIVFIVCGFFKFVYDPNLKLKKLSSYLLPIMIYPAIYCVYVIMAPFVYNRPNGMTYSVYNVATNTKDYPQFAYPAIMFLLFVLVPVTTYLTWFGARKISKKYEQNQVVINPHN, from the coding sequence ATGAATCGATTAGAACTGAAAAAGATCAGCGTTAGGAGTTGATACAAGAACCAATTAAATAAGTCGCAAAGAATTTTTCTATTTGCTTTTATTGTTAATGCAATTAGTGTTTTATTAGTACTTCACGGTCTTTTTTCACTTTTATTCAGAGGTCGTGATGGATTTTTATCGCTTGATAAGTTTACGAATCAAACGAACATTTTAATCTTTTTCTTTTCGTTGTTTTATGTGTTTTTTCCCAAACACAGTTTTCTTAAAAACGATAAGTTTTTAATCGCCTGCATCACTTATATTTTCATCACTTTTTTTGTTTATAACTTGGTAAGTATATCTAATGCAATAGCAGTAATCGTTGCGCCTAAATCAATCTTAGCTTTTAGTTATTCAAAGATTGGTTATGGTTCAAAAGCAACTGCTTTTTTATTGTTCATCGATCTATTTAAACACTTAATCAATCCGATCGTTTTTATTGTTTGTGGTTTCTTCAAGTTTGTTTATGATCCAAACTTGAAATTAAAAAAACTAAGTAGTTATCTACTACCAATAATGATCTATCCAGCCATTTATTGTGTTTATGTGATTATGGCTCCGTTTGTATACAACCGACCAAATGGTATGACGTATTCGGTTTATAATGTGGCAACAAATACGAAGGATTATCCGCAATTTGCTTACCCTGCTATTATGTTCTTATTATTTGTTTTAGTTCCTGTCACGACCTATCTCACTTGGTTTGGAGCTAGGAAGATCTCTAAGAAATATGAACAAAACCAAGTGGTGATCAATCCACATAACTAA
- a CDS encoding DUF3713 domain-containing protein has product MSHSKNKKYRIVKQVSFLSLISLAGVLVSSCGTAYNANQLLMNKFQTGFSNNGNNQNLGFVGGDSSNILGGQKDQAKTVLATALKNNQGFQSLLSSLLADSLANYYKNSKSSVLSNKYQNFSDDVNDQLNTSIEDNKKIYGNNFMDLIQTQLFDPNGGTKESYLQNQLNQKISNDFFDSIFKDSYLNYAPTMSTDADGFTVYSNLTKIPSRAILNDPANWANIRFTDGGFSASNNEQTNNEFLAQIQAFAFNQWVTDENPNLVSRIVFTNEIPKDGLNSIFNDRTVSANALVASYNFQAFKNPKDQPFDENKGMRAYNQFITRGLDSYVNNTTKGIDIPNNFSADSGGKLLMTASDMFNSFDVSFSAAYVQQYLKQTNNTNRDNVGMVQSDIDDVNLINNFIRAKATGTGAGDNETTATNTFSQKINNNSLLKTGEAGRTTDPYYNAYADLAAGTKDIHEIFEWNGMETVDSSESTNMKTNVMSKNMNASKFIFSRGKDGIHVMAIDGGDYYLNQSGMARDINKQKQFLAYRSLLRSSVNLSENERYDFDLNSQIRNHFTKNQTLNLYLALSKMYEDAMKNPMDKNNIFNIEDNANFSFRTSFKKVYDLVNDLVKTQVAYLNALNLDTEVKNIRAKIYDRAKGFEDNARTNQTANNGIAARLPYVRATDGSFNGLEQYYLSLYGLTATNASTGTVAEINKYVTDTRAARNAEIDKLLTKLNVETTLLNNQSQNTFVKVNSTDQDLNQWNGLYLAINLAVGSIISTSTLTNEIRIDYIRSNPNFRQFFNTTNNQVSSFEGISQDLLTNVIRNVFQLSAFNSLNDKTSYGIYTDFNSFNKVVDKAWADQISNPQQASDLTFSYYRFLYTFQWLLRNNLQNFKNIAMLNMRPGDVAFATWSLPINFNANVTTASNSQPLDDATTNNQTLNPLITFDQNPNGILGSSVANWQNMISSEAMKIKPANFWDNSSLTYNVSDSNNAPTMPQYGFAGLVFKNGSAPISNELKSALFSTYGSSGEQGAFYGFGSKTNLLTYVDNIKTERELDELARSITNETRVPNNTYFGNNSDGKPLSFDERVTEIKKMIDMIPAQAFERYVGYIGTTKSENFELNHSLFLQGSLRRVAAYVKQVSYNDLTNLGAGWLNDPTKALGLSPSELLTVIAMTASNSTVQIQAINHLTANNKLTVFDQRLYNALGTIFGRKLS; this is encoded by the coding sequence ATGTCTCATAGTAAAAATAAAAAATATCGAATCGTTAAACAAGTCTCATTTTTATCGTTAATTTCTTTAGCTGGAGTTCTTGTAAGTTCTTGTGGAACTGCTTATAATGCCAACCAATTACTAATGAACAAATTCCAAACTGGTTTTAGTAACAATGGTAATAATCAAAACCTAGGGTTTGTTGGCGGTGATAGTAGTAACATTTTAGGTGGTCAAAAAGATCAAGCTAAAACTGTACTTGCAACTGCACTTAAAAACAATCAAGGATTCCAAAGCTTACTTTCATCTTTATTAGCTGATAGTTTAGCTAACTATTACAAAAACTCTAAATCATCAGTTTTAAGTAATAAGTACCAAAACTTTAGTGATGATGTTAATGATCAATTAAATACTTCAATTGAAGATAATAAGAAGATCTATGGAAATAACTTCATGGATCTAATCCAAACTCAATTATTCGATCCTAATGGCGGAACTAAAGAAAGTTATCTTCAAAACCAACTTAATCAAAAAATTAGCAACGACTTCTTCGATTCGATATTTAAGGATTCTTATTTAAACTATGCACCAACAATGTCAACTGACGCTGATGGTTTTACTGTTTATTCAAATTTAACTAAGATTCCTTCAAGAGCAATCTTAAACGATCCAGCTAACTGAGCTAACATTAGATTTACTGATGGTGGATTTAGTGCATCTAATAACGAACAAACTAATAATGAGTTCTTAGCACAAATCCAAGCGTTTGCTTTCAATCAGTGAGTGACTGATGAAAATCCTAATTTAGTGTCTAGAATTGTATTTACCAATGAAATTCCTAAAGATGGACTTAATTCAATCTTTAATGATCGAACTGTAAGTGCAAATGCACTAGTAGCTAGTTATAATTTCCAAGCATTCAAAAATCCTAAAGACCAACCGTTTGATGAAAACAAGGGAATGAGAGCTTATAACCAATTCATTACTAGAGGGTTGGATAGTTATGTAAATAATACAACTAAAGGAATTGATATTCCTAATAACTTCTCAGCAGATTCTGGTGGTAAGTTGTTAATGACTGCTTCTGATATGTTTAATAGTTTTGACGTATCATTTAGTGCTGCTTATGTTCAACAATATCTAAAGCAAACTAATAATACCAACCGTGATAATGTTGGTATGGTTCAATCTGATATTGATGATGTTAATCTGATCAATAACTTTATTAGAGCTAAAGCTACTGGTACAGGTGCAGGTGATAACGAGACTACAGCAACCAACACTTTCTCACAAAAGATTAACAATAATTCATTATTAAAAACTGGTGAAGCGGGTCGAACTACTGATCCATACTATAATGCTTATGCAGATTTAGCTGCTGGAACTAAAGACATCCACGAAATTTTTGAATGAAACGGGATGGAAACAGTTGATTCTTCAGAATCAACTAATATGAAAACTAATGTCATGAGTAAAAACATGAACGCTAGCAAGTTCATCTTTTCTCGTGGTAAAGATGGTATCCATGTAATGGCGATTGATGGTGGAGATTACTACTTAAACCAAAGTGGTATGGCTAGAGATATTAACAAACAAAAACAATTTTTAGCTTACCGTTCATTATTAAGATCATCTGTTAACTTATCTGAGAATGAAAGATATGATTTTGATCTAAATTCTCAGATCAGAAATCATTTCACTAAGAATCAAACTCTAAATCTTTACTTAGCATTAAGTAAGATGTATGAAGATGCCATGAAAAATCCAATGGATAAGAACAACATCTTCAATATTGAAGATAATGCAAACTTCAGTTTTAGAACTAGCTTTAAAAAAGTTTATGATCTAGTTAATGATTTAGTTAAAACTCAAGTTGCTTATCTAAATGCACTTAACTTAGATACAGAAGTTAAAAACATCAGAGCTAAGATCTATGACCGTGCTAAAGGTTTTGAAGATAATGCTAGAACAAACCAAACTGCTAACAATGGGATTGCAGCTAGATTACCATATGTAAGAGCAACTGATGGTTCATTCAATGGATTAGAACAATACTACTTATCACTTTATGGTTTAACTGCTACAAATGCTAGCACTGGTACAGTTGCAGAAATTAATAAATATGTAACTGATACAAGAGCAGCTAGAAATGCTGAGATTGATAAATTATTAACTAAATTAAATGTTGAAACAACATTATTAAATAACCAAAGTCAAAACACTTTTGTTAAAGTTAATTCAACTGATCAAGATCTAAATCAATGAAATGGTTTATATTTAGCAATTAATTTAGCTGTTGGATCAATTATTTCAACATCAACATTAACAAATGAAATTAGAATTGACTACATTAGATCAAATCCTAATTTCAGACAATTCTTTAATACTACTAATAACCAAGTATCTAGTTTTGAAGGAATTAGTCAAGATCTATTAACTAATGTAATTAGAAACGTTTTCCAACTAAGTGCATTTAATAGCTTAAATGACAAAACTTCTTATGGAATTTATACTGATTTCAATTCATTCAACAAGGTTGTTGATAAAGCTTGAGCTGATCAAATATCAAACCCTCAGCAAGCTAGTGATCTAACATTTAGTTACTATAGATTCTTATACACATTCCAATGATTATTAAGAAATAATTTACAAAACTTCAAGAACATTGCAATGTTAAATATGCGTCCTGGTGATGTTGCATTTGCAACATGATCATTGCCAATTAATTTCAATGCTAATGTTACTACAGCATCTAATAGTCAGCCTTTAGATGATGCAACAACTAATAATCAAACATTAAACCCATTAATTACTTTTGATCAAAATCCAAATGGAATTTTAGGTTCATCTGTAGCTAACTGACAGAACATGATCTCTTCAGAAGCAATGAAAATTAAACCAGCTAACTTCTGAGATAACAGTTCATTAACTTACAATGTTTCAGATTCAAATAACGCACCAACAATGCCTCAATATGGTTTTGCTGGATTAGTATTCAAAAACGGATCTGCACCGATTAGTAATGAATTGAAATCAGCATTATTCTCAACTTATGGTTCATCAGGTGAACAAGGTGCTTTCTATGGTTTTGGTAGTAAAACTAATTTATTAACTTATGTTGATAACATTAAAACTGAACGTGAATTAGATGAACTGGCTCGTTCAATTACTAATGAAACTAGAGTACCAAACAATACTTACTTTGGTAATAATAGTGATGGTAAACCATTAAGCTTTGATGAAAGAGTTACTGAGATCAAGAAAATGATCGATATGATTCCTGCTCAAGCGTTTGAACGATATGTTGGTTATATCGGAACAACTAAATCAGAGAACTTTGAATTAAACCACAGTTTATTCCTACAAGGTAGTTTAAGAAGAGTGGCTGCTTATGTTAAACAAGTAAGTTACAACGATTTAACCAATCTTGGAGCTGGTTGATTAAATGATCCAACTAAAGCATTAGGTTTAAGCCCATCTGAATTATTAACAGTAATTGCGATGACTGCAAGTAATTCAACAGTACAAATCCAAGCAATTAATCATTTAACAGCTAATAATAAATTAACTGTATTTGATCAACGCTTGTACAATGCTTTAGGAACCATCTTTGGTAGAAAGTTGTCGTAA